Proteins encoded together in one Phalacrocorax aristotelis chromosome 7, bGulAri2.1, whole genome shotgun sequence window:
- the RBPMS2 gene encoding RNA-binding protein with multiple splicing 2, which yields MSNLNKDTEHTNGSSNVEEEVRTLFVSGLPVDIKPRELYLLFRPFKGYEGSLIKLTSKQPVGFVTFDSRAGAEAAKNALNGIRFDPENPQTLRLEFAKANTKMAKSKLMATPNPTNIHPALGAHFIARDPYDLTGAALIPASPEAWAPYPLYTTELTPAIPHAAFTYPAAAAAAAALHAQMRWYPPSEATQQGWKSRQFC from the exons ATGAGCAACCTCAACAAGGACACCGAGCACACCAACGGCAGCAGCAACGTCGAGGAGGAG GTACGGACGCTGTTTGTCAGTGGCCTGCCTGTGGATATCAAGCCCAGAGAGCTCTACCTACTCTTCCGACCATTCAAG ggTTATGAAGGGTCATTGATCAAGCTAACTTCAAAGCAG CCAGTAGGTTTTGTGACCTTTGACAGCCGCGCTGGTGCTGAAGCAGCAAAGAATGCCCTGAAT GGCATCCGCTTCGACCCAGAGAATCCCCAGACCTTGCGGTTAGAGTTTGCTAAAGCCAACACAAAGATGGCCAAGAGCAAGCTGATGGCCACACCGAACCCCACCAATATCCACCCTGCCTTGGGCGCACACTTCATTGCACGGGACCCCT ATGACCTGACTGGAGCAGCTCTTATTCCGGCATCCCCAGAAGCATGGGCTCCCTACCCATTGTACACAACGGAGCTAACCCCTGCCATCCCCCATGCCGCCTTCACGtacccagcagctgctgctgcggcCGCTGCTCTTCACGCTCAG